In the Marinobacter sp. Arc7-DN-1 genome, GCGGGCAGGTTACCCCGGCTGGCGGGACCGGATGAACGGGTGCGTGATGTGATCGACATGGCGCGGACCATGAGCGAAAAGCTGGTTGCCCGGGGACTGGGTTTTGCGGGTTTGTCCCTGGAACATCGGGGCGCCTGGACCCTGCAGCTGGCCAACGGCATCGAAGTGGTGCTTGGTCGGGATCAGGTGAAACAGCGATTTGAACGGTTTATCACGGTTTATGAAAACCGGCTGGCGGCACGGTCGGACGAAGTCAGTCGGGTGGATGCCCGTTACACCAATGGTGTGGCGGTCAAGTGGAAGGCTGCTGTGGCAGCTTCCGGCCCAAAATCATAGCAACGGTTAATACAGACCTACGGTTTGGTGGAACACATGTCATCGGTTGAAACGGAAAACATGATTGTCGGCCTCGACATCGGAACTTCGAAAGTGGTTGCGATTGTCGGCAAGCGCAAGATGGACGGCACCATCGAAGTGGTGGGCATTGGCTCGCATCCTTCCAGGGGCCTCAAGCGCGGGGTGGTGGTAAACATTGAAACCACTGTCCAGGCGATTCAGCGCGCCGTGGAAGAGGCAGAGTTGATGGCAGGGTGTCGCATTCATTCGGTATACGCAGGTATCGCCGGTAGCCACATCAAGAGCCTGAACTCCCACGGGATTGTTGCCATCCGTGACCGGGAAGTCACCCAGGCCGATATCGACCGGGTAATTGATGCCGCCCAGGCGGTTGCGATTCCGGCAGATCAGAAGATCCTGCACATTCTGCCCCAGGAATTTGTGATTGACAGTCAGGAAGGCATCAAGGAGCCGATGGGCATGTCCGGTGTGCGGCTGGAGGCGAAGGTTCATCTGGTGACCTGCGCGGTTAACGCCGCCCAGAATATCGAGAAATGCGTGAAGCGCTGTGGCCTTGAGGTGGATGACATCATCCTGGAGCAGCTGGCGTCCAGTCACGCCATTCTCACCGAAGATGAAAAGGAACTGGGCGTCTGTGTGGTGGACATCGGTGGCGGAACCACCGACATCGCCGTGTTCACCGGTGGTGCGATTCGTCATACCGCGGTGATCCCGATCGCCGGCGATCAGGTGACCAACGATATCGCCATGGCACTGCGGACACCGACCCAGAATGCCGAAGAAATCAAGATCAAGTATGCCTGCGCGCTGACCCAACTGGCCGGCGCCGATGAAACCATCAAGGTGCCCAGCGTCGGGGATCGCGCTCCGCGGGATCTCTCGCGGCAGGCTCTGGCCGAGGTCGTGGAGCCCCGTTACGAGGAGCTGTTCACACTGGTGCAGTCCGAATTGCGCCGGTCCGGGTTCGAGGACCTGATTCCGGCGGGCATCGTGATTACCGGCGGTTCTTCCACCATGGAAGGCGTGGTGGAGCTGGCCGAAGAGATCTTCCACATGCCGGTAAGGCTGGCCTGTCCGCAGGCAGTCTCCGGCATGACGGAAGTGGTCAACAATCCGATCTACGCCACCGGCGTGGGGTTGTTGATTCATGGTTTCCGCCAGATGGATCTGGGGCGGACGCCGGTGCTCAAGGGTGAAGATGCACCCTCGCTGTTTGAGCGCATGAAAGCCTGGTTCACCGGTCATTTCTGACGGCGCCGGGTGGCAGTACACGAAGGTATCTCGAAAACACAATCTCGAACAAACAGTCCGGAACAGGGCTGAAAACAGCACGAAGGAGTAGGGGAAATGTTTGAACTCGTCGATAATGTCCAGCAGAACGCTGTCATTAAAGTCGTCGGTGTTGGCGGAGGTGGCGGCAATGCCGTGCGCCACATGCTCAACAGCGACATCGAAGGTGTCGAATTTATCTGCGCCAATACCGATGCGCAGGCGCTGACCGACATGGACGCTCGCCAGATCATCCAGTTGGGGGGCAACATCACCAAAGGTCTGGGTGCCGGCGCCAATCCTGAGGTGGGCCGTCAATCCGCCCTGGAAGACAGGGATCGCATTGCCGAGGCGATCAAGGGCGCTGATATGGTGTTCATCACCGCTGGCATGGGCGGTGGTACCGGCACCGGTGCAGCGCCGATTGTGGCGGAAGTGGCCCGTGAACTTGGCATCCTTACCGTTGCCGTGGTTACCAAGCCATTCCTGTTCGAGGGTGGCAAGCGCATGAGCGTTGCCGAATCCGGCCTGAAGGAACTTGAGGAGAGCGTCGACTCCCTGATCACCATCCCCAACGAAAAGCTGCTGGCGGTGATGGGCAAGAAAACCAGCCTGTTGGATGCGTTTGCCGCGGCAAATGATGTGCTGCTGGGCGCTGTTCAGGGGATCGCGGATCTGATCACCCGCAACGGTATGATCAACGTTGACTTTGCCGACGTAAAAACGGTCATGTCCGAAATGGGTATGGCAATGATGGGTACGGCCCGGGCCACCGGCGAAAACCGCGCACGGGAAGCTGCCGAAGCGGCCATCCGCAGCCCGCTGCTGGAAGACATCAACCTGCAGGGCGCCAAGGGTATCCTGGTAAACATTACCGCCGGTATGGACCTGAATCTGGGCGAATTCTCCGAGGTTGGCGACATCGTGCGTGAGTTTGCTTCTGACTCGGCTACTGTCGTAGTGGGTACCGTCATTGATCCGGAAATGACCGACGAACTGAAAGTGACCGTCGTTGCGACCGGGCTTGGCGGCGACCGCGAGAAGCCGGCCAAGGTTGTGGACAATACCCGCACCCTGGATGGGAAAACCGATTACAACCAGTTGGACCGCCCCGCCGTTCTGCGCCGTCGGGCCGTTTCCCATGGAAATGTGGCCATTGACCAGAGCAAAGAGAGCGCGGAACAGGGCGTTGACTATCTCGATATTCCCGCATTCCTTCGCCGGCAGGCGGACTGATAGTCTGTTGGAATTGTGATCCGGTTCCGGTCTGCGTGCGAAAAAAACGGAACCTCGAAGCCGGTAAATACGTGCGCTGAGTGCCTTGGGCCGGCGCCCGATGAACGTTTGGCGGGGACTGATTGGTTAAATGGTATTCAGTCTTATTTTCTGGTATTCTCCGGGCAGAATTTTGCCTAGAATATCGCCTTTTTGTGACGGAATTATGTACCGATGATCAAACAACGGACACTCAAAAACACCATCCGTGCCACCGGTGTTGGCTTGCACTCGGGTGAGAAAGTATATCTGACCCTGAAGCCTGCCCCGGTGGATTCAGGCATCATCTTCCGCCGTTCTGATCTGGACCCGATGGTCGAGATCCGTGCCTGTGCGGAAAATGTGGGTGAGACCATGCTGTCCACGACGCTGGTAAAAGACGGTGTCCGTGTGGCGACTGTCGAGCATCTGCTCTCCGCCATGGCTGGTCTCGGTATTGATAACTGCTTTGTGGAGCTCAGTGCTGCAGAAGTGCCGATCATGGACGGCTCTGCCGGTCCCTTCGTGTTTCTGCTGCAATCTGCCGGTATTGCCGAGCAGGAGGCTGCCAAGCGCTTTATCCGCATCAAGCGTGAAGTGACCATTGAAGAGGGCGACAAGAAAGCTACCTTCCTGCCGTTCGAAGGCTTCAAGGTAAGTTTCGGGATCGATTTCGATCACCCGGTCTTCAAGGGTCGTGCCCAGACTGCCACGGTCGACTTCTCGAGCACGTCCTTCGTGAAGGAAGTCAGCCGCGCACGGACCTTTGGTTTCATGCGCGACATCGAGAAGCTGCGTGCCATGAACCTGGCGCTCGGTGGCAGCGTGGATAACGCCATTGTGGTTGACGACTACAAGATTCTGAACGAAGACGGTCTTCGCTATGATGACGAGTTCGTCAAGCACAAGGTGCTGGACGCAATTGGCGACCTGTACCTGCTGGGCAACAGCCTGATTGGTGAGTTCCGCGGCGTAAAGTCCGGTCACGATCTGAACAACAAGTTGCTGCGTAAGCTCCGGGCTGAGGAAGATGCATGGGAAGTGGTTACGTTTGACGACGAAGCCACTGCGCCGATTTCCTACATGAAGCCCGCGCTGGCAGCCCAGGCTTAAAGCAGGACGCTTTAATCCCGGACGTGGCTTGCGAGTTTTTCGAGAACCTCGCGTAGTGCTTTATCCTTCGTGTGCCCGGCCTCCTCTTTGAGGAGCCGGGCATTTTCCTTACTTAAGGGTGCCTTTTTAAACGCGGGCTTCTCCCGGAACCTTGGCGGCGCGACTTTAACCTTCAGTTTCCAGACAAACCGGAACAGCTCGTTCTCTCGCAGTTTTTCCATGATTTCGTGCTGGCGGAAGCGAATCTGGCTGGCCTTGCCGGCGGTCTCCGCAGAAAGAACCAGTTCACCTTCCTTGCAGCTTATAAAGCGTGTGCCCTTGACCAGGTCTCCCGGAACGGCGGCCAGAACATGCTCCTCGGCCTGACGGTGAAGTTCCGCCCGTGCCACAAGATCCTTGAGTACCGGGGTCTTGCCGAGCTTGTCGAAGGTCATTTTTTGCTCACTTTTTCGTTTCATGGGCGCGTTTTTACTCGACGGCTCTGATTACGATTGGTTACACTTCGGCACGGTTTATGCGTAGTGCCTGTATTACACTCGTTTTACATTGTGGTAAATGAGTATGTCTACCGGGCGCTGCAATTTTTTCAGTATGTAGCTGTTGCCAGAGGATGGCAGGCCCACTCGGAATTTTTCCGGGGCGCAACGCTACAGGATGCGGTTGCGGCTCAACGATGAAACCAGAAGATGATATGAATATTATTCTTGTTGGCAAACACCACGGAAAGTCCCGTGTGTTGGCGATCAACGGTACTCTTGCCGTCGGCCTGCTCTTTTCGGTGCTCTCAATGCTCGTGGTCGCCGGCTGGGCCGGCTATGAGGTGGCCGTCCAGCGAGCTGAGGCGAGAGAACCTAGTAACTCGGAGCTGGTGGCAGGCTGGCAGCAAAGGTTGGCACAACAGAAGGCGGAGCTGGCTGGAATCGAGGAAAATGTCCAGCAGCAGGTGGACGCGCTGACACTTCGCCTGGGTGAAATTCAGGGGCGCCTGTTGCGACTGGATGCCCTGGGGCAACGGTTCGTGGAGTCCGGCCTGGTCGCGAGCGACGAATTCGATTTCGATCAGCCGGCTGCGGTAGGTGGTCCGGAAGATGGGGTGTCCGGCGATTCTTTCTCTGCGCCCGAGCTCACTCGCATGATCGAGGAAATGGAGCGGCGGATTGAAGACCGGGAGCAGCAGCTGCGTCTGCTGGATCAGGTGGCTTCCCGGCAGAAGCTCGAAGATGAGCTCTACCTTGAGGGCCGACCTATCACGTGGGGCTGGCTGTCCTCACGCTATGGTTACCGCTCTGATCCTTTCACCGGCAAACGTACATGGCATGCCGGGGTTGATCTTGCCGGCAAGGA is a window encoding:
- the ftsA gene encoding cell division protein FtsA; the encoded protein is MSSVETENMIVGLDIGTSKVVAIVGKRKMDGTIEVVGIGSHPSRGLKRGVVVNIETTVQAIQRAVEEAELMAGCRIHSVYAGIAGSHIKSLNSHGIVAIRDREVTQADIDRVIDAAQAVAIPADQKILHILPQEFVIDSQEGIKEPMGMSGVRLEAKVHLVTCAVNAAQNIEKCVKRCGLEVDDIILEQLASSHAILTEDEKELGVCVVDIGGGTTDIAVFTGGAIRHTAVIPIAGDQVTNDIAMALRTPTQNAEEIKIKYACALTQLAGADETIKVPSVGDRAPRDLSRQALAEVVEPRYEELFTLVQSELRRSGFEDLIPAGIVITGGSSTMEGVVELAEEIFHMPVRLACPQAVSGMTEVVNNPIYATGVGLLIHGFRQMDLGRTPVLKGEDAPSLFERMKAWFTGHF
- the ftsZ gene encoding cell division protein FtsZ, which produces MFELVDNVQQNAVIKVVGVGGGGGNAVRHMLNSDIEGVEFICANTDAQALTDMDARQIIQLGGNITKGLGAGANPEVGRQSALEDRDRIAEAIKGADMVFITAGMGGGTGTGAAPIVAEVARELGILTVAVVTKPFLFEGGKRMSVAESGLKELEESVDSLITIPNEKLLAVMGKKTSLLDAFAAANDVLLGAVQGIADLITRNGMINVDFADVKTVMSEMGMAMMGTARATGENRAREAAEAAIRSPLLEDINLQGAKGILVNITAGMDLNLGEFSEVGDIVREFASDSATVVVGTVIDPEMTDELKVTVVATGLGGDREKPAKVVDNTRTLDGKTDYNQLDRPAVLRRRAVSHGNVAIDQSKESAEQGVDYLDIPAFLRRQAD
- the lpxC gene encoding UDP-3-O-acyl-N-acetylglucosamine deacetylase, which translates into the protein MIKQRTLKNTIRATGVGLHSGEKVYLTLKPAPVDSGIIFRRSDLDPMVEIRACAENVGETMLSTTLVKDGVRVATVEHLLSAMAGLGIDNCFVELSAAEVPIMDGSAGPFVFLLQSAGIAEQEAAKRFIRIKREVTIEEGDKKATFLPFEGFKVSFGIDFDHPVFKGRAQTATVDFSSTSFVKEVSRARTFGFMRDIEKLRAMNLALGGSVDNAIVVDDYKILNEDGLRYDDEFVKHKVLDAIGDLYLLGNSLIGEFRGVKSGHDLNNKLLRKLRAEEDAWEVVTFDDEATAPISYMKPALAAQA
- a CDS encoding DciA family protein; the encoded protein is MKRKSEQKMTFDKLGKTPVLKDLVARAELHRQAEEHVLAAVPGDLVKGTRFISCKEGELVLSAETAGKASQIRFRQHEIMEKLRENELFRFVWKLKVKVAPPRFREKPAFKKAPLSKENARLLKEEAGHTKDKALREVLEKLASHVRD
- a CDS encoding M23 family metallopeptidase, which encodes MKPEDDMNIILVGKHHGKSRVLAINGTLAVGLLFSVLSMLVVAGWAGYEVAVQRAEAREPSNSELVAGWQQRLAQQKAELAGIEENVQQQVDALTLRLGEIQGRLLRLDALGQRFVESGLVASDEFDFDQPAAVGGPEDGVSGDSFSAPELTRMIEEMERRIEDREQQLRLLDQVASRQKLEDELYLEGRPITWGWLSSRYGYRSDPFTGKRTWHAGVDLAGKDGSNIISVAGGVVTYAGERYGYGNLVEIDHGDGLVSRYAHCKTVKVQVGDVVQKGQVVALMGSTGRSTGPHVHFEVLRNGKSENPETYIKRASR